The following proteins are co-located in the Syntrophorhabdaceae bacterium genome:
- a CDS encoding P-II family nitrogen regulator, with protein MKLIIAIIKPDRLDAVKQELYKAEVNLITVNEVLGHGRQMGVTEVYRGAKEMGNLLRKIRLEIAVNENFVEPTINAIIKGAQTGELGDGKIFVLDLVECIRIRTEERGGVAIG; from the coding sequence ATGAAACTCATTATAGCAATTATCAAGCCGGACAGGCTGGATGCAGTGAAACAGGAACTTTACAAAGCCGAGGTGAACCTGATTACCGTGAATGAAGTCCTGGGGCACGGCAGACAGATGGGCGTGACCGAAGTGTACCGGGGTGCCAAGGAAATGGGCAATCTTTTGAGAAAAATACGGCTCGAGATTGCCGTGAACGAGAATTTCGTCGAGCCTACGATCAATGCCATCATAAAAGGCGCCCAGACGGGCGAACTCGGCGACGGAAAGATATTCGTCCTCGATCTCGTTGAATGTATCCGTATAAGGACTGAAGAACGGGGAGGGGTGGCGATAGGGTAA
- a CDS encoding ammonium transporter: protein MRRYTIGLCAIVLCLSMAAMCQAQGASATSAATAEASAVSAGDTAWMLISIALVMLMTPGLAFFYGGMVRRKNVLGVLMQCFIVLGVITAQWLICGYSLSFAPAKGFWGGFAWLGLTGVGSTPFKDYAATIPHEAFMIFQAMFAVITPALIIGAFAERMKFSAFLVFTLLWATFVYDPVCHWVWGVGGWLREMGVLDFAGGTVVHINAGVAALVTALVIGKRTGYANKPVPPHNLPFTVLGTALLWFGWFGFNAGSALAANGLAIHALVVTHTAAAIAGITWALLEWILNEKPTIFGTVTGSIAGLATITPASGFVSVFAAAIIGFAASVICYFFVAAVKPKLGYDDSLDAFGVHGVGGIIGTLATGLFASKAINPAGADGLFLGNPKQFLVQLIAVAVTFLYSFVASLIIFKVVDLFMKVRVKEKEEIIGLDLTQHHENAYTILE from the coding sequence GTGAGGAGATATACTATCGGATTATGTGCGATTGTTCTCTGTCTATCGATGGCTGCTATGTGCCAGGCTCAAGGGGCGAGCGCAACGTCCGCCGCGACAGCGGAAGCTTCAGCGGTGAGTGCGGGTGACACGGCCTGGATGCTCATATCGATAGCGCTCGTGATGTTGATGACGCCGGGACTCGCGTTCTTTTACGGCGGCATGGTAAGACGGAAAAACGTTCTCGGCGTGCTCATGCAATGTTTTATTGTGCTGGGAGTGATCACAGCCCAGTGGCTCATCTGCGGATACAGTCTCTCTTTCGCACCGGCAAAAGGCTTCTGGGGCGGTTTTGCCTGGCTTGGCTTAACGGGGGTGGGATCGACCCCCTTCAAAGATTATGCGGCCACTATCCCCCATGAGGCTTTCATGATTTTTCAAGCCATGTTTGCCGTAATCACGCCAGCCCTTATCATCGGCGCTTTTGCGGAGAGGATGAAGTTCTCGGCTTTTCTCGTGTTCACCCTGCTCTGGGCAACCTTCGTCTATGATCCGGTCTGTCACTGGGTCTGGGGCGTGGGTGGATGGCTCAGAGAGATGGGGGTGCTCGATTTTGCAGGCGGCACCGTTGTCCATATTAATGCCGGGGTGGCCGCGCTCGTTACCGCTCTTGTCATCGGGAAGCGAACCGGCTATGCGAATAAACCGGTGCCTCCGCATAATCTGCCCTTTACCGTTTTAGGTACGGCGCTTTTGTGGTTCGGATGGTTCGGGTTTAACGCGGGAAGCGCTCTTGCAGCCAATGGGCTTGCGATCCATGCACTCGTTGTGACCCATACCGCTGCAGCTATTGCGGGCATAACCTGGGCGTTGCTCGAATGGATACTCAATGAGAAGCCTACGATATTCGGCACTGTTACCGGCTCCATCGCGGGTCTCGCTACTATTACGCCCGCATCGGGGTTTGTGAGTGTCTTTGCCGCGGCCATAATCGGCTTCGCGGCGAGCGTGATCTGTTACTTTTTCGTGGCAGCGGTCAAGCCCAAGCTTGGATATGACGACTCTCTTGATGCATTCGGCGTCCACGGTGTGGGAGGCATAATCGGGACCCTTGCGACGGGCCTCTTTGCATCCAAAGCAATCAACCCCGCAGGGGCCGACGGACTCTTCCTCGGCAACCCGAAACAGTTTCTCGTTCAGTTGATCGCCGTGGCCGTTACCTTTTTGTACAGTTTTGTTGCGAGTTTGATTATCTTCAAAGTCGTCGACCTGTTCATGAAAGTCCGGGTCAAGGAGAAGGAAGAAATTATCGGCCTGGACCTCACACAGCATCACGAAAACGCGTACACAATTCTCGAATAG
- a CDS encoding P-II family nitrogen regulator, with protein MKLIIAIIKPDRLEAVKQELYKADVNLITVNEVLGHGRQMGITEVYRGVKEMGNLLRKVRLEIAVNEDFAEPTIQAIIKGAQTGETGDGKIFVLDLAECIRIRTEERGGVAIG; from the coding sequence ATGAAGCTCATTATCGCAATCATCAAGCCGGACAGGCTGGAGGCGGTGAAACAAGAACTCTACAAGGCTGACGTGAACCTGATTACGGTGAACGAGGTCCTGGGACACGGCAGACAGATGGGTATTACGGAGGTCTACCGCGGCGTAAAGGAGATGGGAAACCTTCTTCGGAAGGTGCGGCTTGAAATCGCCGTGAATGAAGATTTCGCGGAGCCGACTATCCAGGCTATTATAAAAGGGGCCCAAACGGGAGAGACCGGTGACGGCAAAATATTCGTTCTCGACCTCGCCGAATGCATCCGTATCCGTACGGAGGAACGGGGAGGGGTGGCTATCGGATAA
- a CDS encoding ammonium transporter: MKKFLTCLILIGFVMAAAGVVYAQQAKEATSSSAQVSQASSAGGALAAREGKAGYPLAGGASLPEGATRVPVGSDSAPAAREGKAPTASLPEGATRVPVIDTGDTAWVLVATALVLLMTPGLAFFYGGMVGRKNVLGILMQCFTILCIVSIQWVLFGYSLSFAPGKGFWGGLSWAGLTGVGFTPYQDYAATIPHQLFMAFQMMFAVITPALIIGAFAERMKFSAFIIFMVLWATFVYDPVCHWVWGVGGWLKDLGALDFAGGTVVHINAGIAALMTAIFMGKRKGATNKAILPHNLPFTILGTALLWFGWFGFNAGSSLGANGLAVNAFVVTNTAAAAAGLTWTLIDWIFNDKPTMLGTATGAVAGLVAITPAAGFVSALSAIIIGMLVSIFCYMAVALLKPKFGYDDALDVFGVHCVGGIWGALATGLFASRAVNPAGGDGLFFGNPKQFFIQAVAVGVTVAYSFLASYIIYRVVNLVVKVRVQEKDEIMGLDLTQHHENAYTIME, translated from the coding sequence ATGAAAAAGTTTCTCACGTGTTTGATCCTGATCGGTTTTGTCATGGCCGCAGCGGGCGTGGTTTATGCGCAACAGGCTAAGGAGGCGACTTCGTCATCAGCTCAGGTCTCTCAGGCGTCGAGTGCCGGTGGCGCGCTCGCCGCGCGAGAGGGGAAGGCCGGGTACCCGCTTGCGGGTGGAGCTTCGCTGCCGGAGGGGGCGACGCGAGTCCCGGTAGGTTCTGATAGCGCGCCTGCCGCGCGAGAGGGGAAGGCTCCGACAGCTTCGCTGCCGGAGGGGGCGACGCGAGTCCCGGTAATTGACACCGGCGATACGGCCTGGGTCCTTGTAGCCACCGCTCTCGTTCTCCTCATGACGCCGGGTCTTGCGTTCTTCTATGGGGGCATGGTGGGACGCAAAAATGTGCTCGGTATTCTTATGCAGTGCTTCACCATACTCTGCATCGTGAGCATTCAATGGGTCCTTTTCGGCTACAGCCTCTCCTTTGCACCGGGCAAGGGGTTCTGGGGCGGGCTCTCATGGGCAGGTCTCACAGGGGTGGGTTTTACCCCATATCAGGACTACGCCGCGACCATCCCCCACCAGCTCTTCATGGCCTTTCAGATGATGTTTGCTGTGATCACGCCGGCGCTTATCATCGGGGCTTTTGCCGAAAGGATGAAATTCTCTGCGTTCATCATTTTTATGGTCTTATGGGCCACCTTCGTCTATGATCCGGTCTGTCACTGGGTCTGGGGTGTGGGGGGATGGTTGAAAGACCTGGGTGCCCTTGACTTTGCGGGAGGCACCGTTGTTCATATCAACGCCGGTATCGCGGCGCTCATGACCGCCATCTTCATGGGAAAGAGAAAAGGCGCCACGAATAAGGCCATTCTTCCCCACAATCTGCCCTTTACCATACTGGGCACGGCGCTCCTCTGGTTCGGGTGGTTCGGTTTCAACGCCGGCAGTTCTCTCGGAGCTAACGGTCTTGCCGTCAACGCCTTTGTAGTTACGAACACCGCCGCTGCCGCTGCAGGGTTGACATGGACCCTCATTGACTGGATTTTCAACGACAAGCCGACCATGCTCGGGACCGCCACAGGGGCCGTTGCTGGACTTGTGGCCATTACCCCGGCGGCGGGTTTCGTGAGCGCCCTCTCGGCAATCATTATCGGCATGCTCGTGAGCATCTTTTGCTATATGGCCGTGGCGCTCCTTAAGCCGAAATTCGGCTATGACGATGCCCTCGACGTGTTCGGAGTCCATTGCGTGGGTGGTATCTGGGGCGCGCTTGCCACGGGCCTTTTTGCCTCCAGGGCGGTAAACCCCGCAGGCGGCGACGGGCTTTTCTTCGGTAATCCCAAACAGTTCTTCATTCAGGCCGTGGCAGTCGGCGTCACTGTTGCCTACAGCTTTCTCGCCAGTTACATTATCTATAGGGTTGTCAACCTCGTAGTAAAGGTGCGCGTGCAGGAGAAGGACGAGATTATGGGGCTCGATTTGACGCAGCATCATGAAAATGCATACACGATTATGGAATAA
- a CDS encoding enoyl-CoA hydratase/isomerase family protein: MTSVLESYEDGVYTIVLNRPEKKNAMDYDLLKGLYDALKKADREKAPFVVIRGSAGAFCSGGDIVAFHTAEDAQALIDAEAGVLNESIKTIRNMGAIVIALIEGVAVGAGVGLALACDLSIAAKNVIINMGYRRIGLTPDGGGSIFLPKLVGAKRFNELYLFSRNVSAQEAKELGLINTICEQADLEDELKRTIEGLKVLPMETIRYFKDLVNHALFPGLESHLDKERFYVAELAGQPLFKQRLESFLKKK, from the coding sequence ATGACTTCTGTATTGGAATCATACGAGGATGGCGTATACACGATTGTGCTCAACCGGCCCGAAAAAAAGAATGCCATGGATTATGATCTGCTCAAAGGACTCTACGACGCCCTGAAAAAGGCTGACAGGGAAAAGGCGCCCTTCGTGGTCATTCGCGGCTCGGCGGGGGCATTCTGTTCGGGAGGGGATATCGTGGCGTTTCATACTGCTGAGGATGCACAAGCGCTCATCGATGCGGAGGCGGGCGTGCTCAACGAGAGCATAAAGACGATCCGGAACATGGGCGCGATAGTCATCGCGCTTATCGAAGGGGTCGCCGTGGGGGCGGGCGTGGGTCTTGCACTGGCCTGCGACCTGTCGATTGCCGCCAAGAATGTGATCATAAATATGGGGTATCGAAGGATTGGACTCACGCCTGATGGCGGAGGGAGCATCTTTTTGCCGAAACTGGTGGGAGCCAAGAGGTTTAACGAACTCTATCTCTTCTCCCGAAATGTGAGTGCGCAAGAAGCCAAAGAACTGGGTCTTATCAACACGATCTGCGAACAAGCCGATCTCGAGGACGAGCTTAAGAGAACGATAGAGGGCCTCAAGGTCCTTCCCATGGAGACCATACGGTATTTCAAAGACTTGGTGAACCACGCGCTCTTCCCGGGGCTCGAATCTCACCTTGACAAAGAAAGGTTTTATGTTGCCGAACTTGCCGGTCAGCCTCTGTTCAAACAGAGGCTGGAGAGCTTCCTGAAGAAGAAATAG
- a CDS encoding 3-oxoacyl-ACP reductase family protein, producing MKLEGKNAVVTGGGRGVGRSISLAFAQEGANVVVNYAGNQKAADEVVAMIQALGRKAVAVKGDVGQEADAQKIIETCVESFGSIHILVNNAGISKPGMMHKMSVETWDEVVNVQMRGPWLCAKAASKYFMQQNYGRIINVTSVAGVVGTIGQINYSAAKGGVISMTKSMARELAKYNVTANVISLGIVTTEMTHTISTDEKLKEIYTKRILLGKYAEPEDVSPAFVFFASDDARYITGQLLPVDGGYGMT from the coding sequence ATGAAGTTAGAGGGAAAAAATGCAGTCGTAACTGGCGGCGGAAGGGGTGTGGGCAGGTCAATTTCTCTGGCATTCGCGCAGGAAGGTGCTAATGTGGTGGTGAATTACGCCGGCAACCAGAAGGCCGCCGACGAAGTGGTCGCTATGATTCAGGCCTTAGGAAGGAAGGCGGTGGCTGTAAAGGGCGACGTAGGTCAGGAAGCAGATGCTCAGAAGATCATCGAGACGTGCGTCGAGAGTTTCGGCTCCATACACATCCTGGTGAACAACGCGGGGATATCAAAGCCAGGCATGATGCATAAGATGAGCGTTGAGACCTGGGACGAGGTGGTAAACGTTCAGATGAGAGGCCCGTGGCTCTGTGCAAAAGCGGCATCAAAGTATTTTATGCAGCAGAATTACGGCAGGATCATTAACGTTACATCCGTTGCCGGCGTTGTGGGGACCATCGGCCAGATCAACTACAGCGCGGCAAAAGGCGGCGTCATTTCCATGACCAAATCCATGGCCAGGGAACTTGCGAAATACAACGTCACGGCCAATGTGATTTCCCTCGGTATCGTGACCACGGAGATGACCCACACGATCTCCACCGATGAAAAACTCAAAGAGATATATACAAAGAGGATTCTCCTCGGCAAATATGCTGAACCTGAAGATGTTTCTCCGGCCTTCGTATTTTTTGCTTCAGACGATGCCCGGTACATCACAGGCCAGCTTCTGCCTGTAGACGGTGGTTATGGAATGACGTAG
- the had gene encoding 6-hydroxycyclohex-1-ene-1-carbonyl-CoA dehydrogenase has product MGDVPKTIKQWQMVQPTVFNRETKETTPGKLEMVEIPVPELKEGEVLVEVAGCGVCHTDLGYFYDGVPTVSKPPLALGHEIAGTVVAGDPAWIGKEVIIPAVMPCRKCILCKTGRGNRCLAQKMPGNSIGVYGGFASHIPVPTIDLCVVADKKGYALEQLAVVADAVTTPYQAAKRADLQPGDNVIIIGATGGVGVYMAQTVKALGAKSVIGIARNPDKLKRALEYGCDHVISTLDKVNKDIVGEWRTFCKSKGLDNTGWKIFEVTGAKAGQDLALDLLSFVGKLILVGFGMAKSEYMFSKLMAFDAEVIGTWGCLPEYYPIVLDMVLSKKILIDPFVEVRPMSTIAATFDEIHKAGSPAKRVSLKPDF; this is encoded by the coding sequence ATGGGCGATGTACCAAAAACAATTAAGCAGTGGCAAATGGTTCAGCCGACAGTCTTTAACAGGGAAACCAAGGAGACCACACCCGGGAAGCTTGAGATGGTAGAGATACCGGTCCCTGAGTTGAAAGAAGGTGAGGTACTGGTAGAAGTCGCCGGTTGCGGCGTATGCCATACAGACCTTGGCTACTTCTATGATGGCGTGCCTACAGTGAGCAAGCCGCCGTTGGCCCTTGGTCACGAAATCGCGGGCACGGTCGTTGCGGGCGATCCTGCCTGGATTGGCAAGGAAGTCATTATCCCCGCAGTTATGCCTTGCAGGAAATGCATCCTCTGCAAAACAGGCAGGGGCAACAGATGCCTCGCGCAGAAGATGCCGGGCAACAGCATCGGTGTATACGGCGGGTTTGCAAGCCACATCCCCGTGCCTACGATCGACCTGTGTGTGGTAGCCGATAAGAAAGGATACGCGCTTGAACAACTGGCAGTTGTCGCCGACGCGGTGACGACCCCTTACCAGGCGGCCAAGCGAGCCGATTTGCAGCCCGGTGATAATGTCATCATTATTGGCGCCACGGGCGGCGTGGGTGTCTATATGGCGCAGACCGTTAAGGCGCTCGGTGCAAAGAGCGTTATCGGCATCGCCAGGAATCCCGACAAACTGAAAAGAGCGCTCGAGTACGGGTGCGATCACGTAATCAGCACGCTCGACAAGGTCAACAAGGACATCGTCGGGGAGTGGAGAACCTTCTGCAAATCCAAAGGTCTTGACAATACGGGCTGGAAGATTTTTGAAGTCACCGGCGCCAAAGCGGGCCAGGATCTTGCCCTTGATCTTCTTTCCTTTGTGGGAAAACTGATCCTCGTGGGCTTCGGAATGGCAAAAAGCGAATATATGTTCTCGAAGCTGATGGCCTTTGATGCAGAGGTTATCGGAACATGGGGCTGCTTGCCCGAGTATTATCCGATCGTCCTCGACATGGTGCTCTCCAAAAAGATCCTTATCGATCCTTTCGTCGAGGTGAGACCCATGAGCACGATCGCGGCGACCTTCGATGAGATCCATAAGGCCGGGTCTCCCGCCAAGAGAGTTTCCTTAAAACCAGACTTTTAA